AAGAGTTTTCTGTGGGCGGAGGCAGGCTTACATTAGCACGCCAAGCTCCGGCTAAACGTAAAATGACTGTTAATAATACCAACTTCGAGTGGACGGGCAAAAATCTCGGTTTCGCCGAAAGGGCAAACGCCAATATTTACCGCTTGGTGCACGGGCGCTGGTCTGTGGACGACAGCAAAAACGGCTATGCAGGCGGAGACAGCAATGTCGGTTCTACTAAAACCAAAGTGGAAACCATCGGTTCGAACGTGAATTTCGACTCGCGCTTAAATGACAATATGTGGTTGAAATACGGTGTGAACTACCGTAATCAGGAAGTCAAACCCGATCAGATTTTCCGTAAGGGTGTGACAAACCAAGAAAAACGCGATATGGGCGTTTATGCGGAGATGATCGCCGATGTTCGAGACGTTACCCTGACCGCCGGTTTGCGCTACGACCATTTCAGTTTTAAAGCGATGGACGGTAAAAAAGTCGGCGACGGCGCGGTTAATCCGAGCTTGGGCTTGGTTTGGCAGGTGGTGCCGGAGTTGAGTCTGAGCGCGAGCCATAACTATGCAACCCGCAGCCCGCGTATGCATGATGCCATTATGTCGCACGGTAAACGCGGCGTGGTATCGATTGCCGATAATACCAAAGCGGAAAAAGCCAGAAACACCGAAATCGGTTTCAACTATAACAACGGAACATTCGGTTTGGAAGGCAGCTATTTCTGGCAAAACATCAGCCGCGCATTGGGTACGTCTACCGGTCGCAACAACCATTTGTGTGATGCGCCTACGGATCAAAACAAAAACGAGTGTTACTCTGAAATCATCAATGCCGGCAAAATCAAAAACTCAGGTTATGAGTTGGGAGCATCATACCGTCAAGGCGGATGGACGGCGCGCTTGGGTGTAGCGCACAGCAAACCGAAATTTTATGGCGAACATTTGAGTGCAAAACCTGAATATGCAATGCGTATGGGACGCACATGGACCGGTTCGGTGGCATACCGTTTCGACAATCCGAATTTGGAAATCGGCATCCAGCGCCGCCAAGTGGAAAAAGTGGCTAAAAAAGACAACTTTATCTTGGCCAACTACCAAATCAAAGCAGCCGATAAAGGCAAGGCTTCATACGGCGTAACCGATATTACTGCCAACTGGAAACCGCTTGGCAAGGATAAGATGAATGTGAATTTTGCAGTGAACAACATCACCAACAAAAATTACGTTCCTCACGCCCAGCGCAGCGACTTGCCCGGTGCGGGTCGCGAGTACCGTATCGGTTTCAATTACACGTTCTAATCTGATATAGCGTCTGCTTGTTTAGGCCGTCTGAAAATTCAGACGGCCTTGATTCTTGTTGGATATTCAGTATCCGGATCGGACAAACAGCATCAATTGCTGTCGCTTGCGATATAATGTATTGTGAAGTCAAAAGCTTAAGTTTTAGTTTGTCAATTGATTAAGAAAGGGCAGGCAATGAAATTGAAATGGCCGGTTGTTTTGGTGCTGGCGTGTTCGGCGGTGAATGTGCATGCCGACGGTAGGGCAGATTTGAATACGGTGGCGCGTGTGGACATTGAACGCTATGCCGGAACTTGGTATGAAATTGCGCGTTTGCCCATGCCTTTTCAAAAGCAGTGCGTATCGGATGTTACTGCAACCTATACGCTAAATTCCGACAAAACCATCAAAGTCACCAACCGCTGTAAAAAAGCAGACGGAAGCTGGTCGGAGGCGGAAGGTTTGGCGCGTTCGCAAAACGAATCCAACAGTAAGCTGACGGTATCGTTTTTGCCCAAATCTTTGCGTTGGTTGCCGGTGGGAAAGGCACCGTATTGGGTAATGGCTTTAGATGAAGGTTATGAGAATGTGATGATCGGCCAGCCCGACCGCAAATATCTGTGGCTGCTTTCGCGTAAACCGCAGATGGATGAAACTGTTTACCGCTCTTATTTGGATCAGGCGGAATCGCAAGGCTACGATTTGTCGAAACTGATACGTACCAAGCAGCATTAAAAGTGTAATGGCTTAAGTTTGCGGAATATTTAACTTGTTTGGCTAACTGAATGGAAAGGCCGTCTGCAAATTTTCAGACGGCCTTTTTGTTAATAAGAAAAATACAGATTAGTTTTTGCAGTCCAACATATCTTTGCGGATATCGCGCAGTACGAATGCAGCCGTATCCTCGTCTTCGGCCTGAACCCACACAAACAGTTTGGCGACAATCTTGCCGAGAAACACTTTTTCCAATGCATCGGCTTCGCCCAAATTATATTGCGCT
Above is a genomic segment from Neisseria weaveri containing:
- a CDS encoding lipocalin family protein, whose product is MKLKWPVVLVLACSAVNVHADGRADLNTVARVDIERYAGTWYEIARLPMPFQKQCVSDVTATYTLNSDKTIKVTNRCKKADGSWSEAEGLARSQNESNSKLTVSFLPKSLRWLPVGKAPYWVMALDEGYENVMIGQPDRKYLWLLSRKPQMDETVYRSYLDQAESQGYDLSKLIRTKQH
- a CDS encoding TonB-dependent receptor domain-containing protein, whose product is MKFKQLPLAAAVLGALCSVPAFAETAPKQEVSDAELGTVVVTGDRQGMKVKTNVVTSRLKDESTETDLRGLFKNEPAIGIGAGNGTSQYLYIRNMGQNSIDIKLDNAYSDSQIHYHQGRHMLDPALVKIISVQKGAGSASAGIGQTNGAIVAKTLDAQDLLKNSSNPNFGAKIDAGYNSNDGHNYGLSVFGKNEIFDFLVSGNRVNEDEYKGGSGYKNGFNGSSRVPYSALDKTGYLAKIGATAGDHRFVLSHLNNQHKGERLVREEFSVGGGRLTLARQAPAKRKMTVNNTNFEWTGKNLGFAERANANIYRLVHGRWSVDDSKNGYAGGDSNVGSTKTKVETIGSNVNFDSRLNDNMWLKYGVNYRNQEVKPDQIFRKGVTNQEKRDMGVYAEMIADVRDVTLTAGLRYDHFSFKAMDGKKVGDGAVNPSLGLVWQVVPELSLSASHNYATRSPRMHDAIMSHGKRGVVSIADNTKAEKARNTEIGFNYNNGTFGLEGSYFWQNISRALGTSTGRNNHLCDAPTDQNKNECYSEIINAGKIKNSGYELGASYRQGGWTARLGVAHSKPKFYGEHLSAKPEYAMRMGRTWTGSVAYRFDNPNLEIGIQRRQVEKVAKKDNFILANYQIKAADKGKASYGVTDITANWKPLGKDKMNVNFAVNNITNKNYVPHAQRSDLPGAGREYRIGFNYTF